CAGAGCTTGCAATTGTACACCAATGTTTCAGTCCAAGTTTACACATAAAAATCGGGTATGGGATTCACTTTATTCACTTCAAAGTAACAGACACTTATATAAAGGGCTCAATATCAGAActacatataataaaaaaaacagttgcAATACTGTACGCAATTATTGTATCATACTAGTTTTACTTGAGGTAAATGAAGTATTTATCTCATAGTAAGCCTGGCCATGCCCATGCCTATTTCAATTATAATTACCAACCAATGCATATGCTATTTCATTGTCAACATGCATATGCATCCTCTGGATTTGAATTGACTTTTAAGCTGTACGTGACTGCAAATTTATAAAGGACACTGGGCTTATAATAGCTAAGTTAACATATAATTTAGGATTAATTTATCAGAACAGcagatttttagcccaccatcatcagatggtggtctattcaaatcgccctgcgtccgtggtccgtggtccgtccgtccgtccgtccctccgtaaacaattcttgttatcgctatttctgagaaagtgctgatgggatctttctcaaatttcatatgtaggttccccttggtgcctagttgtgcatattgcattttgggaccgctcggaaaacaacatggccgacaggcagccatcttggattttgacaattgaagtttgttatctctatttctgagaaagtattgaagggatctttctcaaatttcatatgtaggttcctattggtgcctagatatgcatattgcattttgggaccgatcagaaaacaacatggccgacaggcagccatcttggattttgacaattggagtttgttatcgctatttctgagggaagtactgaagggatctttctcaaatttcatatgtaggttccctttggtgcctagttatgcatatttcattttgggaccaatcagaaaacaacatggccgacaggcagccatcttggattttgacaattggagtttgttaacgctatttctgaggaagtactgaagggatctttctcaaattttatatgtaggttccttttggtgcctaattatgcatattgcattttgggaccaatcggaaaacaaaatggccgacaggcagccatcttggattttgacaattgaagtttgttatcgctatttctgtgaaagtactgaagggatcattcttaaatttcatatgcaggttcctctttgtgcctggttatgcatattgcattttgagactaatcagaaaacaacatggctgacaggcagccatcttggattctgacaattaaagtttgttatcgctatttctgtgaaagtaatgaagggatctttctgaaatttcatatgcaggttcccctcagttcctagttatgcatattgcattttgagaccaatcggaaaacaacatggccaacaggcagccatcttggattttgacaattgaaatttgttatcgctttttctgcgaaagaactgaagggatctttctcaaatttcatatgtaggttccccttgatgcctacttatgcatattgcattttgagaccaataggaaaacaacattgctgacaggcagccatcttggattttgacaattaaaatttgttattgctatttctcagaaagtcatgaagggatctttctgaaatttcatatgcaggttcccctcattgcctagttatgcatattgcattttgagaccaatcagaaaacaacattgctgacaggaagccatcttggattttgacaattgaagtttgttatcgctatttctcagaaagtaatgaagggatctttctaaaatttcatatgcatgttcccgtcggtgcctagttatgcatattgcattttgagactaatcagaaaacaacatggccgacaggcagccatttcggattttgacaattgaagtttgttatcgctatttctgtgaaagtactgaagggatctttttcaaatttcatatgtaggttcccctcagtgcctagttttgcatattgggacgaaaacaacatggccgacagacagccattatagctaaatcttaaattctgtatataggttccccttgtttgaaaagtactagagggctgtttctgaattttcacagataagtaagacttagaggaagggaaaagtagggaaaagatcaatctgacatggaacctataaagatcattcaatggtgggcgccaagatccctctgggatctcttgtttttaatAGGATTTAATAGGATAATTACGGAATGCAGACATTGGTATGCCTCTATGTCCATATCTTGAATCTTATGataatacataattaaacattAGTTAGTACTTCCGGGTTCCAGTCTGTAACTAGCTAAATGATTATATTTAAGTTCCAGATTTGCCCATTGGTTATCCAAGCCTATCTCAAAGTCCCTTATTGTTGCAAAGTTTATAATATCTTCAGATAGACTGTTCCATACATCAATAATTCTAAATCCAAAGGAGTATTTAAATTTACGTATGTCTAATTTGCATTGTTTTTTCTTTAGTTTCTGTGAGTGACCTCTGGTCCTGGATGTTGTATCATGCTCAAATATTCCCATTGTAACATTTTCGTCATGGAAATTGTTCATGATTTTGTATACATTGATGATATCTCCTCGTAGTCTGCGGTATGCTAATGAAGGGAAGCCTATAGTCTCTTTAatctatcactgtatggtagATCCTTTAGCCTTGGAATTAGTTTTGTTGCCATTCGCTGTACTCTTTcaattattttagtttaaacaatattttattcattaatcaaaataatcaatacatatacgatacaaatattttttatgggatgggaaaacaagcttattttaatttgattttccCAGTAATCATACATAATACACATTCCAGAAAGTCAAACTCCCCATTATGCATCCGTGGTAAATTCAGAAACTCGTTATCCTATGTAGCAGAAGAATTTGAATGTCTcaacatttacagtaaataaataCTATACTAAAAGTAAAATACTTGCCATTAACATCAATTTTGAAAGAGCACGATTTACATGCGACGGATTGTTCCAATTTCGGCAAAGGTAACACTGATCCACAGTCGGGACAGAAATCCAGATCTGTTGTGAACACACGAATTTTCTTAGTTGACATTTTAAAGTATATAGCATTAAAATTTCACGAAAGCAATGCTGTCATGCATTTGATGGGCGCAGACATCTTGGTTAATATAATATTCATTAAAAACCAGTAAATAAAACGAAACGCATTTGAtcatacacagataaatgatAAGCTTCTTCTGCCATTATTTTGTCGTATTTTCCGATGTTATAGTGTAAAACGCTATATGAATTCGTGAATTATCAGCAAgaacataaaaaacaaaaatggataTTCATTGCGATCCACTTGTTTATGTTGCGTAAATTTTGTTTCTACTTCCTGTTTACCTCACCACATGGTGAAGAAAAAAGCAGCAAGATGAAGTTGATCACCCATAATATGTTGACTTCCAACATAATAAAAAGCGTATCGAATGGATATCCGTTGGCAATTGTAGTAAGTATGGCCTATTTATATGCTATTTGGACGATAATTAAGGGGATGCTggttttattttacagttttaGCTGGCCATCATCGATCATGGGGTATACGTATAACAACGGTACACGTCGGTCCTAATTTTACCTTAGTACGCGAGCACTACATGTGTGTTTAGGGTGTTAGTCTGTTAGATACCAGATACAAGTGCAGGTGTATATCAAGAAAAAGTATATGAAACAGGCACTGGAGCACAGGCACAAATATGCCCATAGGCACATTTATTTAGCTGTAATAGATCGACCATAATGAAAGCtgtcaatatacatatgtatgttcaTGTATGTAACTGTCACTTTGTACAATCTAGCATTGCACAATTTTTTGTAATGTGAACCGTCCGCGTTGCTTGAATTTTCATTATgatttaaatacaaaacaaaaacaaaaaaaatagtGTTGCATTGAATGGGAGTGGTCCTGTTAACGTTTATGAATACAAATATTCCAAACGTTGTTTTTTTTAGGAAAGAGGAATGTCATGTGCCTGTGGTATCCGAATGATACATTAATCACACATTTCTTactaataattaaatatatattttcagaaaGCCACAATTCTTTTAGTCGTCAGTGATTGTACACTTTTTGACACAAGTGTAAATTTATAGCATTTATTCATCATACATGATATCAAAATGTAGATTGAAAAGGACTGATCCTGAATGTCatcatcaaaaattaatttGACTTTCATAATGAATGAGTAAATGGCATGTACTCTTTTTTTCAAGTGTTTTTTATTACTTTATTCTGGTTGTTGTGAGTTTTGTTTTAAGCATTTACATCGTTCTGAGTTGCAAAAGAGTATGTCAATTAATTACACTCTGTATCCtgaacaaatttattttatatatatatgctactaATAGTTTTACAAGTCAGAACTAATGCATCATGactaaatatttgtaaaaaaatgatTGTTGATATGCATTATTTTGCTTTCAACAGCCCAAACAAGTAGAAGTAAAAACTGTTGATTTCAACCCAGAATTTATCACACGGATGTTGCCTAAAATTGACTGGTCAGCACTGTATCAGGCTGCACAatcagtaagtatatatatcagtaagaATATAGTCGTGATCAGCACTTTATCAGTCTGCCATGGCAGTGCCTTTATACAAAACACATGAAATCATCAATGTACCTAAATTGTTTAATTCTGGTATACATgctatgtatatgttttaataagACAACATGGATCcagctacatgtacctgtgttcCTCATTTTCATGGTAATTTACACTTTTGTAAATTCCCAAAATGGTCAGGGAAAacattaaagccacatactcccgaacaacctaaaattctagttgcacacatgtattaatgacaatccaagatgctcattcacgctctagtctcccaacattaaaatgaccactggcttggacgcttgaccgggggagtccttgagacatcagtgtataaaaataactcgccacatttatatttatagcgagatttgtcacggagccgagaacgagtgcactgcacataaactacacacatagctgttgtttacatatcgagcatacatgaactttgcctaataatgctttcatttaaagatattaacagaatattcgcataatacccaggtaaatgaacaaaataaacaaacatagtttacatttaaatacttaattttaaaatgtagctatatgcatacaacaaaacatcgataaaatcttagatcggtgaagttgacaatgttcaagAGCTAACCAGCAATCTAATATACGTCCGGAAAAATTGGAATTCTTGtctattcctttttcttctctcgttaagttcaaacgaatcatttcctttcctagGGAAATACTTGGGTTTTGCCGATTCAACACACTTTAGTTtcttttttttggcagaatctgtctgcatTTTCGCAGTTCCACGCTTGCGGCATTCcaccattttgtatggactgtaaaacctgtcgttgcattgtgggactaattttcagagaaacttggtctgGCAGCcagttattagtcccctgccatttgaaaaacgggggactttaggtttaccctccggccgtctgtctgtctgtcacacaACAGTTGTCCGGataactcctcctaaagtactactccgatcttaacgaaacttggtatacatgatcagtataacatgtagttgtgcatccctcattttattttttcgaaaaaccatttttcaaaatggccgccagcttctcattggttgaggcttgtccagacaactcctcctaaagtactactctgattttaacgaaacttggtatacataatcagtataacatgtaggctaaaaatgggaaataaataggtgcactcctagctcaggcaggggactttgtattgctgttgcaatactatcaaTCCTTGTTATTTTGGGCAATTCCCCGTATATTTTcttaaatacacattttctttcagttactgattcacgataatttgttaggtatgtatcaagtccgaaaactgtaaaaagctcaacatgtaaatttaaacattgatatgtttcctcgtgagtatgtggctttTAAGTATATGGTCAAGTATATGATAatcagtactattattactcTATGtttgatttatgtttttttcatttctctATGTACATATGATTTAATTTTGgcattgaaaattttaaaaggtCATCATAATATAAAAACGTTTTGATTTGCAGGTCGGTCATGGAGATGGCTTACCAGAGACACTCAAAGAAAATTACGAAGAGGATGAAGGGTTACTTCAGAAAGTGCACCATGTTCTGATGCAGGTAAATACATGTCATGGTGTATGTGTGATTGtcattatatatttgtactAAAAGctatttttcatgaaaaatatgTAGTGATAGCATAAAATATATCCAATGAATCAGTCAGAATAATATTTGTACAAGCTAGGAttttattagattttttttttataataattgtaCAAGTTAAGTATCTATTTCTCTTATGAAAAATGTACACCTAAATTTACcattaatata
The window above is part of the Pecten maximus chromosome 2, xPecMax1.1, whole genome shotgun sequence genome. Proteins encoded here:
- the LOC117321591 gene encoding multifunctional methyltransferase subunit TRM112-like protein, producing the protein MKLITHNMLTSNIIKSVSNGYPLAIVPKQVEVKTVDFNPEFITRMLPKIDWSALYQAAQSVGHGDGLPETLKENYEEDEGLLQKVHHVLMQVEVIEGNLVCPESGREFPISSGIPNMLLNEDEV